In one Lachnospiraceae bacterium GAM79 genomic region, the following are encoded:
- a CDS encoding recombinase family protein, whose translation MMNGYEYTDMDAILAGSFRAAIYCRLSKDDDLDGESASIANQRDMLEKYCEKQGWEVVAVYQDDGYTGLNMERPDLKRMLKAIERRQINLVITKDLSRLGRNYLQTGTLIEDFFPRHGVRYIAMNDGIDTMRENNDIAPFKNILNEMYSKDISKKVHSSYLLKAQQGQFTGCIAPFGYQKDPEDKNHLLVDEETAPIVRQIFRWALEGHGPNFIRRRLEEQKVPCPTWWNRERGFRNVRTKWEKKDPVNGRYMWDFSVIKDILMNPVYTGAIASQKKDYRFKIGTIGEKKPQDWIVVEERHEPIVDRKSFDIVQDKLKSRQRSRQTGEISLFAGLLKCGECGKSLTIRYTNDKHPKQIYSCKTYNAYGKQHCTQHRVEYETLYRLVLNKIRECAKAALMDGEAVAGRLTNTCEAEQKGQREALERSLTKHEERIEVLEKMVLRLYEDMVAGRISEANFNLMLDKTQKEQAELKERVEQGRRKLADEIRLAVDAKQWVDAIQEYADITELDAATLNRLIKEIVVHEHIDSDKTRHISIEIHFNLKPIPEVEQVTA comes from the coding sequence ATGATGAACGGATATGAATATACAGACATGGACGCAATACTGGCAGGCAGCTTCCGGGCAGCCATCTATTGCAGGCTTTCCAAAGACGATGACCTTGACGGGGAGAGCGCCAGTATTGCCAACCAGCGGGATATGCTGGAAAAATACTGCGAAAAGCAGGGATGGGAGGTTGTGGCAGTCTATCAGGACGATGGCTACACGGGGCTGAACATGGAGCGCCCCGACCTGAAACGGATGCTCAAAGCCATCGAGCGCAGGCAGATAAACCTTGTCATAACGAAAGATTTATCGAGGTTGGGCAGAAATTATTTGCAGACCGGCACACTCATTGAGGACTTCTTTCCCCGCCACGGCGTCCGCTATATCGCCATGAATGACGGTATCGACACCATGCGGGAGAATAACGACATTGCGCCGTTCAAGAACATCCTCAACGAGATGTACAGCAAGGATATTTCCAAGAAGGTACATTCCTCTTACCTTCTGAAAGCCCAGCAAGGCCAGTTTACCGGCTGTATCGCCCCTTTCGGGTATCAGAAAGACCCGGAGGACAAAAACCATCTGCTGGTGGACGAGGAAACCGCCCCCATTGTCCGGCAAATCTTCCGCTGGGCGCTGGAAGGACACGGCCCGAACTTTATCCGGCGCAGGCTGGAAGAACAGAAGGTGCCTTGCCCTACATGGTGGAACCGGGAACGGGGCTTCCGCAATGTCCGCACTAAATGGGAAAAGAAAGACCCGGTAAACGGGCGGTATATGTGGGATTTTTCGGTAATCAAGGACATCCTGATGAATCCCGTCTATACCGGGGCTATCGCTTCCCAGAAGAAGGACTACCGCTTCAAAATCGGCACCATCGGGGAAAAAAAGCCGCAGGACTGGATTGTGGTGGAGGAACGGCATGAGCCGATTGTTGACCGCAAGAGCTTTGACATCGTGCAGGACAAGCTGAAATCCCGGCAGCGTTCCCGCCAGACCGGGGAAATCAGCCTGTTTGCGGGGCTTCTCAAATGTGGCGAGTGTGGGAAATCACTGACTATCCGCTACACCAACGACAAGCACCCGAAGCAGATTTATTCCTGTAAGACCTATAATGCCTATGGGAAACAGCACTGTACCCAGCACCGTGTGGAGTACGAAACCCTTTACCGCCTTGTGCTGAACAAAATCCGGGAATGTGCGAAGGCCGCCCTGATGGACGGGGAAGCTGTTGCCGGACGGCTTACCAACACCTGTGAAGCCGAGCAGAAAGGCCAGCGGGAAGCGTTGGAGCGTTCCCTGACGAAGCACGAGGAACGGATTGAGGTACTGGAAAAAATGGTGCTGCGGCTCTATGAGGACATGGTTGCCGGACGTATCAGCGAAGCAAACTTCAATCTCATGCTGGATAAGACGCAGAAGGAACAGGCTGAACTAAAGGAACGGGTTGAACAGGGGCGCAGGAAGCTGGCTGATGAAATCCGCCTTGCCGTGGACGCCAAGCAATGGGTGGACGCCATTCAGGAATACGCCGACATCACGGAGCTGGACGCTGCCACCCTCAACCGTCTGATTAAAGAAATCGTTGTCCATGAACACATCGACAGCGATAAGACACGACACATTTCTATTGAAATTCATTTTAATCTCAAACCCATCCCGGAGGTGGAACAGGTCACGGCCTGA
- a CDS encoding virulence-associated E family protein, with product MLESTEKGSVRNSIRNCLTVFQNDPLLSGAIAKNLLTERVDIVKPIGYHRIGTAITDTDMNYLLLYLEETYGLTSEKKITAAIGIVANENGYHPVRDYLNGLSWDGQERIRYCLRHFLGADTDQYTYEALRLFLLGAIHRAFCPGCKFEVMLCLVGGQGAGKSTFFRLLAVKDEWFSDDLRKLDDDNVYRKLQGHWIIEMSEMIATANAKSIEEIKSFLSRQKEVYKIPYETHPEDRLRQCVFGGTSNALDFLPLDRSGNRRFLPVMVYPEQAEVHILEDEAASRAYLAQVWAEAMTVYRSGDFKLSFSPEMVRYLKEHQRDFMPEDTKAGMIQAYLDRYTGGMVCSKQLFKEALNHPFDEPKQWEIREVNDIMNHCVTGWNYFSNPRVFPEYGRQKGWERETKATDISNGAEKIPEGFEEVTEQMELPF from the coding sequence ATGCTGGAAAGCACCGAGAAAGGCAGCGTCCGCAACAGTATCCGCAACTGCCTGACCGTCTTTCAGAATGACCCGCTGCTTTCCGGGGCAATCGCAAAAAATCTGCTGACCGAGCGAGTGGACATTGTAAAGCCCATCGGCTACCACCGCATCGGCACCGCCATCACGGACACGGATATGAACTATCTGCTCCTGTATCTGGAAGAAACCTATGGGCTTACCAGTGAGAAAAAGATTACCGCCGCCATCGGGATTGTTGCCAATGAAAACGGCTACCACCCCGTCCGGGACTACCTGAACGGCCTTTCATGGGATGGGCAGGAGCGTATCCGCTATTGCCTGCGCCACTTTCTGGGAGCCGACACCGACCAGTACACCTATGAAGCCCTGCGGCTGTTCCTGCTGGGAGCCATCCACCGGGCATTTTGCCCCGGCTGTAAATTTGAAGTCATGCTCTGTCTGGTGGGCGGTCAGGGAGCCGGGAAATCCACCTTTTTCCGGCTGCTGGCAGTAAAAGACGAGTGGTTTTCCGATGATTTGCGGAAGCTGGATGATGATAACGTGTACCGCAAGCTGCAAGGCCACTGGATTATCGAGATGTCGGAGATGATTGCCACCGCCAATGCCAAGAGCATTGAGGAAATCAAGTCATTTTTAAGCCGACAGAAGGAGGTCTATAAAATCCCATACGAAACCCACCCGGAGGACAGGCTGCGGCAATGTGTGTTCGGCGGCACTTCCAATGCCCTTGACTTCCTGCCCCTTGACCGTTCCGGCAACCGGCGCTTCCTGCCGGTCATGGTGTACCCGGAACAGGCCGAGGTTCACATTTTGGAGGACGAAGCCGCTTCCAGAGCCTATCTTGCACAGGTCTGGGCAGAAGCCATGACGGTTTACCGCAGCGGGGATTTTAAGCTGTCTTTCAGCCCGGAAATGGTGCGCTATCTCAAAGAACACCAGCGGGATTTCATGCCGGAGGACACCAAGGCCGGGATGATACAGGCATACCTTGACCGCTATACCGGCGGCATGGTGTGTTCCAAGCAGCTTTTCAAGGAAGCCCTGAACCACCCCTTTGACGAGCCGAAGCAATGGGAAATCCGGGAAGTCAACGACATCATGAACCATTGCGTGACGGGCTGGAATTACTTTTCCAACCCCCGTGTGTTCCCGGAATACGGCAGGCAAAAGGGCTGGGAGCGTGAAACGAAAGCAACGGACATCAGCAACGGAGCTGAAAAAATCCCGGAAGGATTTGAGGAAGTCACGGAACAGATGGAGCTTCCCTTCTGA
- a CDS encoding CHC2 zinc finger domain-containing protein — translation MNVFKAVKQSVTTRQAAEHFGIRVGRNGMCVCPFHADKNPSMKVDRRFHCFGCQADGDVIDFVSRLEAVSPKEAALMLAQEFSIPYEDREPPGRRKPKPRQETPEQRFCRMERYCFRVLSDYYHLLRRWKRDYAPKMPEEAWHPLFVEALQKQSHVEYLLDVLLSPDMEERAVLIVDYGKEVSNLERRMAELAAQDTAGRRTDHTRSSPAPEH, via the coding sequence TTGAATGTATTTAAAGCTGTCAAGCAGTCTGTTACCACCCGGCAGGCTGCGGAGCATTTTGGAATCCGGGTGGGACGAAACGGGATGTGTGTCTGCCCCTTCCATGCTGATAAAAACCCCAGCATGAAGGTTGACCGGCGCTTTCACTGTTTCGGCTGTCAGGCAGACGGGGATGTGATTGACTTTGTTTCCCGTCTGGAAGCTGTCAGTCCGAAGGAAGCCGCCCTCATGCTGGCGCAGGAGTTCTCCATCCCCTATGAGGACAGGGAACCACCCGGCAGGAGAAAACCCAAACCCCGGCAGGAAACCCCGGAACAGCGGTTTTGCCGCATGGAGCGTTACTGCTTCCGGGTGCTGTCCGATTATTACCATCTTCTGCGCCGCTGGAAACGGGACTATGCCCCTAAGATGCCGGAAGAAGCATGGCACCCGCTTTTTGTGGAAGCCTTGCAGAAGCAATCCCATGTGGAATATCTGCTGGATGTGCTGCTCTCCCCGGATATGGAGGAACGGGCAGTCCTTATCGTTGACTATGGAAAGGAAGTGAGCAATCTTGAAAGACGAATGGCAGAGCTTGCCGCCCAAGATACGGCAGGCCGCAGAACAGACCATACAAGAAGCAGCCCCGCCCCGGAGCATTGA
- a CDS encoding MobA/MobL family protein: protein MPCPHHDIKIIQRSNHQSAVASAAYQSGERLFSEYDQKQKYYSHKSEIVHTEIMLPPHAPPAYADRNTLWNAAEAIEKQWNSQLARRIVLAIPREIPPEQHADLIRDYCREFFVSKGMIADFAIHDKGNGNPHAHILLTMRAMDENGKWLPKSRKVYDLDENGERIRLPSGSWKSHKEDTVDWNDQKYGEIWRQGWAATANRYLEANGRPERLDLRSYERQGLDKIPTVHMGPAVSQMEKRGIQTNIGNLNRDIKAANSLMQSIRQMVRHLKGWIADLKEKKAALLEALQESKEPTLPELLGKYLDLRREERTGWTSKGQLTGSVADFNKVMEAIRYLREKELSTVQSLDAYLDTVSGQAVSIRAEMKPKEQRMKEINTLLSHIANFEAHKPVHVEYAAIRFKKPREQFAAAHRDELDAYNAAIRYFKVHLKEKKYSIKKLNEEQTQLAGEVAGYKERLSALQEDVKILRDVRHWLNQVLPSEQYRQTAEPGKKPSIQQAVKGRTQRIREEQAEKRKQPRTEKKQDMEL from the coding sequence ATGCCCTGTCCACACCATGATATAAAAATAATCCAGCGCAGCAACCACCAGTCAGCCGTTGCGTCTGCCGCCTACCAGAGTGGGGAACGGCTGTTTTCCGAGTACGACCAGAAGCAGAAATACTATTCCCATAAAAGCGAGATTGTCCATACAGAAATCATGCTGCCGCCCCACGCCCCACCAGCGTATGCAGACCGCAATACTTTGTGGAACGCCGCCGAAGCTATCGAGAAGCAATGGAACTCCCAGCTTGCCCGGAGAATCGTGCTTGCCATACCGAGGGAAATCCCCCCGGAACAGCACGCCGACCTTATCCGGGACTACTGCCGGGAGTTTTTTGTTTCTAAAGGCATGATTGCCGATTTTGCCATCCACGACAAAGGGAATGGGAATCCCCACGCCCACATCCTGCTGACCATGCGGGCAATGGACGAAAACGGGAAATGGCTTCCCAAGAGCCGGAAGGTTTATGACCTTGACGAGAACGGCGAGCGTATCCGGCTCCCGTCCGGGAGCTGGAAAAGCCACAAGGAGGATACCGTGGACTGGAACGACCAGAAGTACGGAGAGATCTGGCGGCAGGGCTGGGCGGCTACCGCTAACCGCTATCTGGAAGCCAACGGACGCCCGGAGCGCCTTGACCTTCGTTCCTATGAACGGCAGGGGCTTGATAAAATCCCCACCGTCCATATGGGGCCAGCAGTCAGCCAGATGGAGAAACGAGGGATACAGACCAACATCGGCAACTTGAACCGGGACATCAAAGCCGCCAATTCCCTTATGCAATCTATCCGGCAGATGGTACGCCACCTGAAAGGCTGGATTGCAGACCTGAAGGAGAAAAAAGCCGCCCTGCTGGAAGCCTTGCAGGAATCGAAGGAACCCACCCTGCCGGAGCTGCTGGGGAAATATCTGGATTTGCGCCGGGAGGAACGTACAGGCTGGACAAGCAAAGGCCAGCTTACAGGCAGCGTTGCCGATTTCAACAAGGTTATGGAAGCTATCCGCTATCTGCGGGAAAAGGAGCTGTCCACTGTGCAGAGTTTGGACGCTTATCTGGATACCGTCAGCGGGCAGGCCGTTTCCATCCGGGCAGAGATGAAGCCGAAAGAACAGCGTATGAAAGAAATCAACACCCTGCTTTCCCATATCGCCAACTTTGAAGCCCATAAGCCGGTTCATGTGGAGTATGCTGCCATCCGGTTTAAGAAGCCACGGGAACAGTTTGCCGCCGCCCATCGGGACGAGCTGGACGCCTATAATGCCGCTATCCGTTATTTCAAGGTGCATTTGAAGGAGAAGAAGTACAGCATTAAAAAGCTGAATGAGGAACAGACACAGCTTGCCGGAGAAGTTGCCGGATATAAGGAACGGTTGTCCGCATTACAGGAGGATGTGAAGATTCTCCGGGATGTGCGTCACTGGCTCAATCAGGTTCTTCCGTCTGAACAGTACCGCCAGACCGCCGAGCCGGGAAAGAAACCGTCCATCCAGCAGGCAGTCAAAGGCCGGACGCAGCGTATCCGGGAAGAACAGGCCGAGAAACGGAAGCAGCCCCGCACAGAGAAAAAACAGGATATGGAACTTTAA
- a CDS encoding SdpI family protein, whose product MYGLIALNFIIPFVMVFVGYILKKHPVKDMTSGNGYNTPTSRKSQEHWDYAQSIAPNIFIGIGKTLGLVEIVLCISLLLLNISTQTTVFAGVVVGIIFLIFGFYKTETGITSKFANKNF is encoded by the coding sequence ATGTATGGATTGATTGCTTTGAATTTCATCATACCCTTTGTTATGGTTTTTGTAGGATATATCTTAAAGAAGCACCCGGTAAAAGATATGACATCCGGTAACGGATACAATACGCCTACATCTCGGAAGTCACAAGAGCATTGGGATTATGCACAAAGCATAGCACCTAATATTTTTATTGGTATTGGCAAAACATTAGGTTTGGTAGAAATCGTTTTGTGTATATCCTTACTTCTTCTTAATATTTCTACACAGACTACCGTATTTGCAGGAGTAGTTGTTGGAATTATTTTTCTGATTTTTGGATTTTATAAAACAGAAACTGGAATTACAAGTAAATTTGCGAACAAAAACTTTTAA
- a CDS encoding DUF3847 domain-containing protein, protein MINEKLEKLNQEIAKGEARLRRAQHEEKILEHQVKQLTRKERTHRLCTRGAMLESFLLRPEVLTDEDVMDILKQAFSQSGMKEIVAESVKGRVAGESLTE, encoded by the coding sequence ATGATAAATGAGAAGCTGGAAAAGCTGAATCAGGAGATTGCCAAAGGCGAAGCCAGACTGCGGCGGGCGCAGCATGAAGAAAAAATACTGGAACACCAGGTGAAGCAGCTTACCCGGAAGGAACGGACGCACCGGCTCTGTACCAGAGGAGCTATGCTGGAAAGTTTCCTTTTAAGGCCGGAAGTGCTGACAGACGAGGATGTGATGGACATTCTGAAACAGGCATTTTCTCAAAGTGGCATGAAGGAAATAGTTGCAGAAAGCGTGAAAGGGCGGGTAGCCGGGGAATCCCTTACGGAGTAA
- a CDS encoding DeoR family transcriptional regulator — protein sequence MEFEFMSADTVLPPCMPLPAAMLRLPISSTAKVMYARLLNTTLTAGIEDSNGILFVRFPIMELAAALSRSPVTVKRSLKELEDIGLILRVRRGVGEPNRIYTLLPKGGLP from the coding sequence ATGGAATTTGAATTTATGAGCGCAGACACGGTTCTGCCGCCTTGTATGCCGCTACCCGCCGCAATGCTTCGGCTGCCGATCAGCAGCACAGCAAAAGTCATGTATGCCCGTCTGCTGAACACCACCCTTACGGCAGGGATAGAGGATAGCAACGGCATTTTGTTTGTCCGTTTTCCTATCATGGAATTAGCGGCAGCCCTCTCCCGCAGCCCCGTCACTGTGAAGCGTTCCCTGAAAGAATTGGAGGACATCGGGCTTATCCTGCGGGTGCGCCGGGGTGTGGGAGAACCAAACCGCATTTACACGCTGCTTCCCAAAGGAGGGCTGCCATGA
- a CDS encoding helix-turn-helix domain-containing protein, producing MKTRISVQERLKDLRVERGLNLEELAQETGISKSALGSYENDNDEYKEINHGSLLKLADFYQVSVDYLLGLTNNRRYENTPIEELHLSDEVVELLKSERFNNRLLCEIISHEKFKELLADAEIYVDGIATMHFHDTNSSLAALRAMVLEEHPEAAADRAIKVLEACQIEEEDFFCHVTHKTWDVILHDIRKAHENDSESAPDTTPADELIREVQKAMQSPGDRVQQFTEIFCKAFRLKYKRLSQEERSLLKKLFKKSPLIKQSGMNFRRRPWK from the coding sequence ATGAAAACCCGCATTTCCGTACAGGAACGCCTGAAAGATTTACGGGTGGAACGGGGCTTGAATCTGGAAGAACTGGCACAGGAAACCGGCATTTCAAAATCAGCCCTCGGCAGTTATGAAAACGACAACGACGAATACAAGGAAATTAACCACGGCAGCCTGTTGAAGCTGGCAGACTTCTATCAGGTGTCGGTTGACTATCTGCTCGGCCTTACCAATAATCGGAGATATGAAAACACCCCGATAGAAGAATTACATTTGAGTGATGAAGTCGTGGAACTGCTGAAAAGTGAACGCTTCAATAACCGGCTGCTGTGTGAGATTATCTCCCATGAAAAATTTAAGGAATTGCTGGCAGACGCAGAAATCTATGTGGACGGGATAGCAACCATGCACTTCCATGACACAAACAGCTCACTGGCTGCTTTACGGGCTATGGTACTGGAAGAACACCCCGAAGCTGCGGCAGACCGGGCAATCAAAGTGTTGGAAGCCTGTCAGATAGAGGAAGAAGATTTTTTCTGCCATGTGACGCACAAAACATGGGACGTCATTCTCCATGATATACGCAAGGCGCACGAAAATGACAGCGAAAGTGCGCCGGATACCACGCCTGCCGATGAACTTATACGGGAAGTACAAAAGGCCATGCAATCTCCGGGGGACAGGGTTCAGCAATTCACGGAGATATTCTGCAAGGCGTTCCGGCTCAAATACAAGCGGCTCTCACAAGAGGAACGAAGCCTTTTGAAAAAGCTGTTCAAGAAATCCCCGCTGATAAAACAGTCTGGTATGAACTTCCGGCGCAGGCCGTGGAAATAA
- a CDS encoding helix-turn-helix transcriptional regulator — MHISYQPLWNTLKERGMRKEDLRLAAGLTTNMIANMGKGKNISMETLVRICEALNCGIMNVIKLEQDNI; from the coding sequence ATGCACATTAGTTATCAGCCACTATGGAACACACTGAAAGAGCGTGGCATGAGGAAAGAGGATTTGCGGCTTGCCGCCGGTCTTACCACAAATATGATTGCCAACATGGGCAAGGGAAAGAATATCAGCATGGAAACGCTGGTTCGCATTTGTGAAGCCTTGAATTGTGGTATTATGAATGTGATTAAATTAGAACAGGACAATATCTAA
- a CDS encoding transposon-encoded TnpW family protein, translating to MAENKQNTTPERRPDCVTEIRMGNTVLVVSGFFKKDTTDTAADKMMKVLEAEAAAGHKAQLSP from the coding sequence ATGGCAGAGAACAAGCAGAACACCACCCCGGAACGCCGCCCGGACTGCGTGACAGAGATCCGCATGGGCAACACCGTCCTTGTCGTTTCCGGCTTTTTCAAAAAAGATACCACCGACACAGCAGCCGATAAGATGATGAAAGTGCTGGAGGCGGAAGCCGCCGCAGGACACAAAGCCCAGCTTTCGCCCTAA
- a CDS encoding ATP-binding protein, whose amino-acid sequence MSNLFTERVLNMAAVTPQPEDYTGEDGLLYCGKCHTPKEAYFPEKQAALFGRDRHPAECDCQKAQRLEREAAEQRRKHLDTVEDLKRRGFTNPTMQEWTFANDNGKCPQMEIAHFYVEHWEIMREENIGYLLWGKVGTGKSYFAGCIANALMEQEVAVRMTNFSAILNDLTASFEGRNEYIERLCRFPLLIIDDFGMERGTEYGLEQVYNVIDSRYRSRKPLIVTTNLTLDSLQNPLDTAHARIYDRLLEMCAPILFTGENFRRETAQAKLNRLKELMK is encoded by the coding sequence ATGAGTAATCTGTTTACAGAACGAGTTTTGAATATGGCGGCTGTTACCCCACAGCCGGAGGACTACACGGGCGAGGACGGACTGCTTTACTGCGGCAAGTGTCACACTCCGAAAGAAGCCTACTTCCCGGAAAAGCAAGCCGCCCTGTTTGGGCGTGACCGCCACCCGGCAGAATGTGACTGCCAGAAAGCCCAGCGTTTGGAGCGTGAAGCCGCCGAACAGCGCAGAAAGCACCTTGACACCGTGGAGGACTTGAAACGCCGGGGATTTACCAATCCTACCATGCAGGAATGGACTTTCGCCAACGACAACGGGAAATGCCCGCAAATGGAGATTGCACACTTCTATGTGGAGCATTGGGAAATCATGCGCGAGGAAAATATCGGCTATCTGCTATGGGGCAAGGTCGGCACAGGAAAAAGCTATTTTGCCGGGTGTATCGCTAATGCCCTCATGGAGCAGGAAGTCGCTGTCCGCATGACGAACTTCTCTGCGATTTTGAATGACCTGACCGCCAGCTTTGAGGGGCGCAACGAGTATATCGAGCGTCTTTGCCGTTTTCCTCTGCTTATCATTGATGATTTTGGAATGGAGCGCGGCACAGAGTACGGTTTAGAACAGGTCTACAATGTGATTGACAGCCGCTACCGCAGCCGCAAGCCCTTAATCGTTACCACCAATCTGACATTGGACAGCCTGCAAAATCCGCTGGACACCGCCCATGCCCGGATTTATGACCGCCTTTTGGAAATGTGCGCCCCTATCCTCTTTACGGGAGAGAACTTCCGCCGTGAAACGGCGCAAGCCAAGCTGAACAGACTAAAAGAATTGATGAAATGA
- a CDS encoding phage replisome organizer N-terminal domain-containing protein, protein MADNRKYYYLKLKENFFDSDSIVLLEDMKDGILYSNILLKLYLKSLKNGGRLQLDEHIPYTAQMIATLTRHQIGTVERALAIFQQLGLVEQLDCGLLYMTDIELMIGQSSTEAERKRAARLENKALLPPRTNGGHLSDIRPPEIEIKKEIDIELEKEGELKGQAIARSYGRYENVFLTDTELSELQAELPEKWAYYIERLSGYIASTGKKYKNHAATIRRWAADDTAKAAPKQGIPEYACKEGESL, encoded by the coding sequence ATGGCAGATAACCGCAAATATTACTACCTCAAACTGAAAGAAAACTTCTTCGACAGCGATTCCATTGTGCTGTTGGAGGACATGAAAGACGGGATTTTGTATTCCAATATCCTCTTGAAGCTGTACTTAAAATCGCTGAAAAATGGCGGCAGATTGCAGCTTGACGAGCATATCCCCTATACCGCCCAGATGATAGCCACGCTGACCCGTCACCAAATCGGGACGGTGGAACGGGCATTAGCCATCTTCCAGCAGTTAGGGCTTGTGGAGCAGCTTGACTGCGGGCTGCTTTATATGACCGACATCGAGCTGATGATCGGTCAATCCTCTACCGAAGCGGAACGGAAACGCGCCGCAAGGCTTGAAAATAAGGCACTTTTGCCGCCGCGGACAAATGGCGGACATTTGTCCGACATTCGTCCACCAGAGATAGAGATAAAGAAAGAGATAGATATAGAGTTAGAAAAAGAGGGAGAGTTAAAGGGACAAGCCATCGCCCGCAGCTATGGCAGATATGAGAATGTATTTCTGACTGATACGGAGCTTTCCGAACTGCAAGCGGAGCTGCCCGAAAAATGGGCGTACTACATTGAGCGGCTTTCCGGCTATATCGCGTCCACGGGCAAGAAATATAAAAACCACGCCGCCACTATCCGCAGATGGGCGGCAGACGATACCGCAAAGGCTGCCCCGAAACAGGGCATACCCGAATACGCCTGCAAGGAGGGCGAGAGCTTATGA